The Paenibacillus sp. FSL R7-0204 genome includes a region encoding these proteins:
- a CDS encoding YheC/YheD family protein, with the protein MAGRELASKLLKTAALLSDSRVAGYIPRTREYSAAGLSAMLGRYGNVVIKPVVGGGGYGVIKVFRDQRGYGFTYMKSTRIYGDFTSMRQALDRFKVKRRYLIQQGISLARISGRPIDYRVKVVKNGEHWEFRSMVGRVARPGLFVTNLCKGGTMLSCRQGLRRSLPRVGTSAKKAEMRRLTLVCTELLERHFPGIGELGFDYAVDHRGKIWILEVNTRPK; encoded by the coding sequence ATGGCGGGGAGAGAACTGGCAAGCAAGCTGCTGAAGACGGCGGCGCTGCTTAGCGATTCACGGGTTGCCGGTTACATTCCGAGAACGCGGGAATATAGTGCTGCCGGATTGTCCGCGATGCTTGGAAGATACGGCAACGTTGTCATCAAGCCGGTTGTAGGCGGAGGAGGATATGGTGTTATCAAGGTGTTCCGGGATCAGAGGGGGTACGGCTTCACGTATATGAAGAGCACACGTATCTATGGAGACTTCACTTCCATGCGCCAGGCACTGGATAGATTCAAGGTGAAACGGAGATATCTGATCCAACAGGGTATCTCCCTTGCACGGATCTCCGGGCGTCCGATTGATTACCGGGTCAAGGTGGTGAAGAACGGCGAGCACTGGGAGTTCCGATCTATGGTAGGGAGAGTAGCCCGGCCGGGATTGTTCGTTACGAATCTCTGCAAAGGAGGTACGATGCTCAGCTGCCGCCAGGGACTGCGAAGATCATTGCCAAGAGTGGGGACCTCAGCCAAAAAGGCGGAGATGCGCAGGCTGACTTTAGTCTGTACCGAGCTGCTGGAGCGGCATTTTCCGGGGATCGGTGAACTGGGCTTCGACTATGCTGTAGATCATCGGGGGAAGATTTGGATTCTGGAAGTAAATACAAGACCAAAATGA
- a CDS encoding sporulation histidine kinase inhibitor Sda, giving the protein MVELSDEMLLDSYHRAIELHLEHDFIALLLAEIRKRNLHSPAHAVLH; this is encoded by the coding sequence ATGGTTGAATTGTCGGATGAGATGCTGCTTGACTCTTATCACAGAGCGATAGAGCTGCATTTGGAGCATGATTTCATCGCCCTGCTTCTCGCTGAAATTCGCAAACGGAACTTACACTCTCCAGCCCATGCGGTTCTGCATTAA